In Malus sylvestris chromosome 15, drMalSylv7.2, whole genome shotgun sequence, a single genomic region encodes these proteins:
- the LOC126603518 gene encoding serine/threonine-protein kinase-like protein CCR4: MAATSSLILFIITFSLLTFLPLSLSSTVSISEYHNQTLICALIHPQNQKSFLNCTRFKFPTAATGSNGGGSQIPLNKSASSSFTAIVAGHGFLCALRPLPSSSSNTNSSLSCWRLSGNRTYMPQKRIYHGPPLKQLVAGNSHVCGLIENGTNTSSRLQCWQWPWFNNSTISRHNYGFSSIAVGENFVCGVSQAGNVTCLGSNYLVVGKEPSANNGGNVYRAVSAGFGHACAISLADSSLDCWGDMKGEKPQGRFTSLALGENRSCALRPNGTVVCWGENNFSLPDTLKNTYFTAIEAKRSVFCGVSSYNFSLYCWGNPVFNVSNNFMVFGSDVQPGSCTSECPHCSNPLPGYGRFCEQGYEVCQPCQQNNGTLLVPGPSPPPEPGISKWSRKMVAFLVVGCVGSLALVASVCFIVFNYCKTGVGGSRVHDSGPLDDQLQLQAEQGVAAMAGTPVLEKRLSHLVSNGASLEEFPLQLLLEATSNFSEEHKVGTGSYGSVYHAILDDGRKVAIKRAETSISSSHGGYTRRQQDKDSAFVNELESLSRLNHKNLVQLLGFFEDAKERILVYEYLENGSLHDHLHKLPHSPLLSWAKRIEVALDAARGIEYLHVYAVPPVIHRDIKSSNILLDDTLRGKVADFGLSLMGPEDEETPLSLGAAGTFGYMDPEYYRLHRLTSKSDVYSFGVVLLELLSGYNAIHKNENGMPRNVVDFVVPYIANDDIHRILDPRVAPPTPFEIEAVAYVGYLAADCVRLQGSDRPTMTYIVSCLENASAYFLAHPSRSCSSSSIEST; encoded by the coding sequence ATGGCTGCTACTTCTTCTTTAATACTTTTCATCATCACCTTCTCCTTGCTTACTTTCCTTCCTCTTTCACTCTCCTCCACCGTTTCGATTTCGGAATATCATAACCAGACCTTAATCTGCGCACTCATACATCCCCAAAACCAGAAATCCTTTCTCAATTGTACTCGTTTCAAGTTTCCTACAGCTGCAACCGGAAGCAATGGCGGCGGCAGTCAAATTCCTCTCAACAAGAGCGCTTCTTCTTCCTTCACTGCTATAGTTGCCGGACATGGCTTCTTATGCGCCTTGAGGCCCCTGCCGTCTTCTTCCTCCAATACAAATTCGTCTTTGAGCTGCTGGAGGTTATCTGGCAATCGTACTTACATGCCCCAAAAGCGCATCTACCACGGCCCCCCTCTCAAGCAACTTGTTGCCGGAAATTCTCACGTTTGCGGCCTGATTGAGAATGGGACTAATACTAGTAGTCGCCTCCAGTGCTGGCAATGGCCTTGGTTTAACAATAGCACGATCAGTAGACACAACTACGGATTTTCAAGCATCGCGGTGGGAGAAAATTTTGTATGCGGAGTATCACAAGCCGGAAATGTTACTTGCTTAGGAAGCAATTATTTGGTGGTTGGGAAGGAGCCCAGCGCCAATAATGGCGGGAATGTTTACCGAGCTGTGAGTGCAGGTTTCGGTCATGCGTGCGCCATCTCATTGGCCGATAGCAGTTTGGATTGCTGGGGAGATATGAAGGGTGAGAAACCTCAAGGCAGATTCACGTCTCTGGCCTTGGGAGAAAACCGCAGCTGTGCTCTCAGGCCCAACGGAACAGTTGTTTGTTGGGGGGAAAATAACTTCAGCTTGCCTGATACTCTGAAAAATACTTACTTCACCGCAATTGAAGCAAAACGCAGCGTCTTCTGCGGAGTTTCATCATACAATTTTTCCTTGTATTGTTGGGGCAACCCAGTTTTTAACGTCTCAAACAATTTCATGGTATTCGGAAGTGATGTGCAGCCGGGGTCATGTACAAGCGAATGTCCGCACTGTAGCAATCCGTTGCCAGGCTATGGTAGATTCTGTGAACAAGGATATGAAGTCTGCCAACCTTGTCAGCAGAATAATGGAACGTTGCTGGTGCCAGGGCCATCGCCGCCACCAGAACCAGGAATTAGTAAGTGGAGCCGAAAAATGGTTGCTTTTCTTGTAGTCGGTTGTGTTGGGTCCTTAGCTTTGGTGGCGTCGGTATGTTTCATTGTGTTCAACTATTGCAAAACTGGAGTTGGAGGATCCCGTGTTCATGACTCAGGCCCCTTGGATGACCAGCTCCAGTTACAAGCCGAGCAAGGTGTAGCGGCAATGGCAGGGACACCGGTGTTAGAGAAGCGGCTAAGCCATTTGGTGAGCAATGGGGCTTCCTTGGAGGAATTTCCACTGCAACTACTACTCGAAGCCACCTCCAATTTCTCCGAAGAACACAAGGTCGGAACTGGCAGCTACGGCTCTGTCTACCACGCCATATTAGATGATGGTCGAAAAGTGGCCATCAAGCGTGCTGAGACGTCAATCTCTTCATCACACGGAGGCTACACAAGGCGCCAGCAGGACAAGGACAGTGCTTTTGTAAACGAACTCGAGTCCCTTTCACGCCTCAACCACAAGAACTTGGTTCAATTACTTGGATTCTTCGAAGATGCAAAAGAGCGGATACTCGTGTATGAATACCTGGAAAATGGCTCCCTCCATGACCATCTCCACAAGCTCCCACACTCCCCTTTGCTCTCATGGGCCAAGCGCATCGAAGTGGCTCTTGATGCAGCCCGAGGGATCGAGTACCTACATGTGTATGCAGTCCCACCAGTCATACACCGCGACATTAAGTCATCCAACATACTGTTGGATGACACATTGCGGGGCAAGGTAGCCGATTTTGGCCTATCTTTGATGGGGCCGGAGGATGAAGAAACACCCCTTTCGCTTGGTGCGGCTGGCACATTTGGGTACATGGACCCGGAGTACTATAGGCTTCATCGTCTGACTTCCAAGAGTGATGTTTATAGCTTCGGAGTGGTGTTGCTTGAATTGTTGTCCGGTTACAACGCAATTCACAAAAATGAGAACGGGATGCCAAGAAATGTTGTTGATTTTGTCGTGCCGTACATTGCGAATGACGACATACACCGGATTTTGGATCCAAGAGTGGCACCCCCAACGCCGTTTGAAATAGAGGCAGTGGCATATGTTGGGTACTTGGCAGCGGACTGTGTAAGATTACAAGGTAGTGACAGGCCAACCATGACTTACATTGTAAGTTGCTTGGAAAATGCGTCGGCTTATTTTTTGGCACACCCTTCTCGCTCTTGTTCCAGTTCCTCGATTGAATCCACGTGA
- the LOC126603606 gene encoding receptor protein-tyrosine kinase CEPR2-like, whose protein sequence is MALYLLLPTVFLFGLLFPPCLPLTVGSQTETEALLELKRQLKDPLNVLDSWKETADRSPCNFFGVACDGISGKVIGISLDNKSLSGEISPAIGVLDSLVTLSLPSNNITGKLPAQVTRCANLKTLNLTGNKMVGAIPDLSALGKLEILDLSTNFFSAAFPSWVGNLTGLVSLVLGENEFDEGEIPEGLENLTNLTWLHLGFTQLRGEIPESVYEMKALETLDMSRNKLSGKLSESISHLQNLNKIELFQNNLSGEIPRGLASLTLLREFDISSNKFYGKLPSEMGNLKNLKVFQLFGNNFSGEFPAGFGDMKHLGSVSIYGNRFSGEFPTNFGRFSPLESIDISENQFSGGFPRFLCENGRLNFLLALDNNFSGEFPDSYVRCKSLQRLRVNQNRLSGKIPAEFWSLPYATMIDFSDNNFSGEISPSIGFSNSLNQLILQNNGFSGYLPPQLGDLLNLEKLYLSSNNFSGEIPSEMGALKLLSSLHLEFNSLTGSIPSELGNCVKLVDVNLASNSLTGNIPRTLSLMSSLNSLNLSKNHLMGLIPEALAKLKLSSIDLSGNQLSGRVPSDLLTMGGDKAFAGNKGLCIDQYSRTRTNSGMNMCTEKPNRKRVLESKLVLFIIIASALVAVFAGLLLVSYKNFKLGKAVDRENNLEAGKEKDPKWKLASFHQLEIDADEICDLEEENLIGSGSTGKVYRIDLKKGRGTVAVKQLWKGDGMKLLMAEMDILGKIRHKNILKLYACLVKGGSRVLVFEYMANGNLFEALHREIKCGKPELDWCQRYKIALGAARGIAYLHHDCSPAIIHRDIKSTNILLDDDYEAKVADFGVAKIAENSQKGSDYSSFAGTHGYIAPELAYTAKVNEKCDVYSFGVVLLELVTGRRPIEEDYGEGKDIVYWVSTHLSDREAVVKILDEKVADVSVQDDMIKVLKVAVLCTTKLPSLRPTMREVIKMLADADPCSFRSGNNTGNDKKVKDVSPGTDELLF, encoded by the exons ATGGCACTGTACTTGCTGCTGCCAACTGTATTTCTCTTCGGTTTGCTTTTCCCGCCATGTTTGCCTCTAACGGTCGGAAGTCAAACGGAAACTGAAGCCCTCCTTGAGTTGAAGAGGCAGCTCAAGGACCCTCTGAATGTTCTCGATTCCTGGAAAGAGACCGCTGACCGGTCGCCCTGCAACTTCTTCGGAGTTGCTTGTGATGGGATTAGCGGAAAAGTGATTGGAATTTCTCTTGATAACAAGTCCCTTTCGGGGGAGATTTCGCCCGCCATTGGTGTTCTTGACAGCCTAGTGACGCTGTCACTGCCTTCCAACAACATTACCGGAAAGCTTCCTGCCCAAGTCACTCGTTGCGCAAATCTTAAAACTTTAAATCTCACCGGCAACAAAATGGTCGGAGCCATCCCCGATCTTTCTGCCCTCGGAAAATTGGAGATTCTTGATCTTTCGACAAACTTCTTCTCCGCCGCATTCCCATCCTGGGTGGGGAATCTGACTGGGTTGGTTTCTCTCGTGCTTGGGGAAAATGAGTTTGATGAAGGTGAAATTCCTGAGGGGCTTGAAAACTTGACCAACCTAACTTGGCTCCATCTGGGGTTTACCCAGTTGAGAGGAGAGATTCCGGAATCTGTTTACGAAATGAAGGCATTGGAGACGTTGGATATGTCGAGAAACAAACTCTCTGGGAAGCTCTCTGAGTCCATTTCCCATCTACAAAACCTCAATAAGATTGaactttttcaaaacaatttgagTGGAGAAATCCCACGAGGGCTTGCTAGTCTCACCCTCCTAAGGGAATTTGATATCTCATCAAACAAGTTTTATGGGAAGTTGCCTTCGGAGATGGGAAATCTCAAGAACTTGAAGGTTTTTCAGTTATTTGGGAACAATTTCTCCGGGGAATTCCCTGCTGGGTTCGGCGATATGAAACACCTTGGATCAGTCTCAATCTACGGAAACAGATTTTCTGGGGAATTTCCGACCAATTTTGGTAGATTCTCACCTTTGGAAAGCATCGACATATCCGAGAATCAGTTTTCAGGTGGTTTCCCAAGGTTTCTTTGTGAAAACGGCAGGTTAAATTTCTTGCTTGCTTTGGACAACAATTTTTCTGGGGAGTTTCCAGATTCTTATGTTCGTTGTAAATCTCTACAGCGGCTGAGAGTCAATCAGAACCGTTTGTCTGGGAAGATTCCAGCCGAGTTTTGGTCACTTCCCTACGCGACAATGATTGATTTTAGTGATAACAACTTCAGCGGAGAGATATCCCCCAGCATTGGGTTTTCTAACAGCTTGAATCAGTTGATATTGCAGAACAATGGTTTCTCAGGTTATCTTCCACCGCAACTTGGGGACCTATTGAACTTGGAGAAGCTCTATCTGAGCAGTAATAACTTTTCTGGTGAAATTCCTTCTGAAATGGGTGCTCTAAAGCTGCTGTCATCTTTGCATCTCGAATTCAATTCTTTGACAGGATCAATACCATCAGAATTGGGAAACTGTGTTAAGTTGGTGGACGTGAATCTTGCTTCGAATTCTTTAACTGGTAATATCCCTCGTACATTATCACTAATGAGCTCTTTGAACTCTCTAAATCTCTCGAAAAACCACCTCATGGGTTTGATTCCTGAAGCTTTGGCGAAACTGAAGCTAAGTTCTATAGATTTGTCTGGGAATCAGTTATCTGGAAGAGTACCATCTGATCTTCTGACCATGGGAGGAGACAAAGCCTTCGCCGGAAACAAGGGACTCTGCATCGATCAATATTCCAGAACTCGCACAAACTCTGGGATGAACATGTGTACTGAAAAGCCGAATAGAAAAAGGGTGCTTGAAAGTAAACTGGTTTTGTTCATTATTATAGCATCAGCGTTGGTTGCTGTTTTTGCTGGATTACTGCTTGTCAGTTATAAGAATTTCAAGCTTGGGAAGGCGGTTGACAGAGAAAATAATTTGGAAGCAGGGAAGGAGAAAGATCCGAAATGGAAACTTGCATCTTTCCACCAGTTGGAAATAGATGCAGATGAGATATGCgatttggaagaagaaaatttGATTGGAAGTGGTAGTACAGGGAAAGTTTACCGCATAGACTTGAAGAAAGGTCGTGGCACGGTGGCTGTCAAACAACTTTGGAAAGGAGATGGCATGAAGCTTTTGATGGCAGAGATGGACATTTTGGGGAAGATAAGGCATAAAAATATACTGAAGCTATACGCTTGTTTAGTGAAGGGCGGATCTAGAGTTCTCGTGTTTGAGTACATGGCAAATGGTAATTTGTTTGAAGCGCTTCACAGAGAGATTAAATGCGGGAAGCCcgaattggattggtgccagaGGTATAAGATTGCTTTGGGAGCAGCTCGGGGGATTGCTTATCTGCACCATGATTGTTCACCAGCTATAATTCACAGGGATATTAAATCCACCAACATTCTGCTCGACGACGATTATGAGGCAAAAGTTGCTGATTTTGGGGTTGCAAAGATTGCAGAAAATTCTCAGAAGGGTTCTGATTACAGCTCATTCGCCGGCACACATGGCTATATTGCTCCCG AGCTGGCATATACTGCTAAAGTGAACGAAAAGTGCGATGTGTATAGCTTCGGTGTTGTGCTGCTAGAGCTAGTAACTGGTAGGAGACCAATTGAAGAGGATTACGGGGAAGGAAAAGATATTGTTTACTGGGTTTCAACGCATCTGAGTGACCGTGAAGCGGTTGTTAAGATTCTCGATGAAAAAGTGGCAGATGTAAGTGTCCAGGATGACATGATCAAGGTCTTGAAGGTTGCTGTTCTTTGTACTACGAAGCTACCATCGTTGCGCCCGACAATGCGGGAGGTTATAAAGATGCTTGCGGATGCTGATCCTTGCAGTTTCCGGTCCGGGAACAATACCGGTAACGACAAAAAAGTCAAGGATGTCTCACCCGGTACCGATGAGTTGCTGTTTTAG
- the LOC126603519 gene encoding adenylate kinase, chloroplastic, which translates to MACNVSVVHQAMASAVAQPNKAPPQLPCAHLSSSSNSKPKPFKLLRSSQSSFASTFSPSRPQTLIPSRSSKAPNFLVVGCGKVEPLRIMISGAPASGKGTQCQLINQKYGLVHVAAGDLLRAEIASGSENGRCAREYMEQGKLVPDEIVVMMVKDRLLQPDSQEKGWLLDGYPRSSSQAIALKELGFKPDLFILLEVTEDILVERVVGRRLDPITGKIYHLKYSPPETQEIASRLTQRFDDTEEKVKLRLHTHHQNVKAVLSMYEDITVKINGSHAKEDVFAEIDSALTRLVEKRKSTSESLAA; encoded by the exons atggcTTGCAATGTAAGTGTAGTCCACCAAGCAATGGCATCGGCCGTAGCGCAGCCTAACAAAGCTCCTCCTCAGCTCCCCTGCGCACATCTGTCTTCGTCTTCCAATTCAAAGCCCAAGCCTTTCAAGCTCCTTCGATCCTCCCAATCTTCTTTCGCTTCCACCTTCTCCCCCTCTCGCCCTCAAACCCTAATTCCCTCTCGTTCCAGCAAAGCTCCTAATTTCCTG GTTGTAGGTTGTGGCAAGGTGGAGCCGCTAAGAATAATGATATCGGGGGCGCCTGCTTCCGGTAAAGGAACGCAGTGCCAGCTGATTAATCAGAAA TATGGTTTAGTGCACGTCGCTGCTGGAGATTTACTTAGAGCAGAAATTGCTTCTGGGAGTGAAAATGGAAGGTGTGCAAGGGAGTACATGGAACAAGGAAAATTGGTTCCGGATGAAATAGTTGTCATG ATGGTGAAAGACCGTCTATTGCAGCCAGATTCTCAAGAAAAAGGTTGGCTTTTGGATGGATACCCTAGGAGCTCATCGCAAGCAATTGCTCTGAAGGAATTAGGCTTCAAGCCGGATCTTTTCATTCTACTAGAA GTCACAGAAGATATTCTTGTTGAGAGAGTTGTTGGAAGAAGGTTAGATCCTATTACTGGAAAGATATATCATTTGAAGTATTCTCCGCCAGAGACCCAAGAGATAGCGTCAAGGCTCACCCAACGTTTTGACGATACAGAAGAAAAG GTGAAATTGCGATTACACACTCATCATCAGAATGTGAAGGCGGTACTTTCAATGTATGAAGACATAACAGTTAAG ATTAATGGAAGTCATGCCAAGGAGGATGTGTTTGCCGAAATTGACAGCGCGCTGACTAGACTTGTTGAGAAAAGAAAGTCGACTTCAGAATCTCTGGCGGCATAG
- the LOC126605761 gene encoding uncharacterized protein LOC126605761 → MDGPPGGDLCSVCHGNFDTPCQANCSHWFCGNCIMLVWHHGSAVRPCKCPLCRRPITLLVPSRASSRQLDRPEVAEILRKVERYNRVFGGHSRSLLQRAQDLPFLLRRLLRELINPDRSLPLVIRARVWIAMIMGAAYLFSPFDFIPEAIFGIAGLLDDFFIVLIVFFHVAAIYRSVLYRRHGGS, encoded by the exons ATGGACGGCCCTCCAGGCGGCGATCTGTGTTCGGTTTGCCATGGCAACTTCGACACTCCTTGTCAGGCCAATTGCTCTCACTGGTTTTGCG GAAATTGTATTATGCTTGTTTGGCATCATGGATCGGCAGTTCGCCCTTGTAAATGCCCACTGTGTCGTCGTCCCATCACTTTGTTGGTTCCAAGTAGGGCTTCTTCAAGGCAGCTTGATAGACCGGAGGTTGCGGAGATTCTAAGGAAGGTTGAAAGGTACAACCGTGTTTTTGGAGGTCATTCCAGAAGTCTTCTTCAG AGAGCGCAGGACCTTCCTTTTCTCCTGCGGAGGCTGCTGCGAGAACTAATTAATCCTGATAGATCTCTTCCCCTTGTTATAAGGGCTCGTGTTTGGATTGCA ATGATAATGGGTGCTGCGTACCTATTCAGTCCTTTTGACTTCATCCCGGAAG CAATATTTGGTATAGCCGGTCTCTTGGATGACTTCTTCATAGTGCTCATTGTGTTCTTCCATGTTGCGGCCATTTATCGGTCAGTACTCTATCGCCGTCATGGAGGTTCCTGA